The DNA window AGCGCGAACTCATCCTGCTGCGCGCGGCTGATGTTCTGCGACGTGGCGCACTCCTCGGCGCAGTTGCCCATGTGGACGTTGCCGTACACGTCCCAGAGGCCGTCGTGGATCATCGCGTCCTTGAACTCCACGTTGCCCATGCGCGCGCCGCCACGCATCGTGTGGCTGATGTACGGCGCGTTGCTCATGGACTCCATGCCGCCCACGACGACGACGTCCGCCTCGCCCAGCGCAATCGCCTGCGCGCCCGCGATGACGGCCTTGAGGCCGGAGCCACAGACCTTGTTGAGCGTGGTGGCGGGAACGCCATCGGGCAGGCCGGCGAACAGCGTGGCCTGACGGGCGGGCGCCTGGCCGACACCGGCCTGGAGCACGTTGCCCATGATGACTTCCTGCACGGCCTCGGGCTTCACGCCCGCGCGCTCGAGCGCGGCCTTGATGGCCACAGCGCCCAGCTGCGGAGCCGTCAGCTTGGAGAGCGCCCCCTGGAAGGCGCCGATGGGGGTACGGGCCGCGCCCACGATGACGACGTCACGAGCCATGAAAACTGCCTCCTCTTGAGGATGTACGGATGTCCTTCGATAACAGCGGCGGGGGCACTTATCACCGGGCGTTCCCCGGAGTTCAAGCGTCCTCGCTTGGCCTCCCGACGGGAGCGTCCGTCGTTCGCGACGCGCCGCGAAATCCCACCCAACCCCTCGGACTTCCTCCCGCTTTCGCAAGCCCCACCACCCGACCGGTCGGACGCTCGCGTCCCCGTGGCGGTCGTATTTGACCTTGAAGTACAAAACTCGTTAGACGAGGAGCATGGCGAGACCGAGGAAGTTCCAGGCCGAGGCGGCGGTGGCGCGGGCGATGGAGGTCTTCTGGGAGAAGGGCTACGCGGGGGCGACCCCCCAGGAGCTCGGCGAGCGGATGGGCCTGGGTCGAGGCAGCCTCTACAACGCCTTCGAGAGCAAGCAGGGCCTCTTCGAGTGCGCGCTGCGCCACTATCACGAGCACGAGGCTCCCCGGCTGCTCGCGCTGCTGTCGCGCCCCGGCTCCGTCAAGGAACGCCTGAGGGCGCTGTTCGTCGCCATCATCGAGCTGGACGTCGCGGACCCGGACCGCAAGGGCTGTCTGGCCATCAACACCGCGGTGGAGCTGGCCTCGCGAGACACCGCCGCGGCCCGCCTGGCCGCGCGAATGTTCGAGCAGACGGAGGCGGCCTTCCTCGCGCTCCTCGATGAGGGACAGCGCACGGGCGAGGTCGACGCATCCCTCGATGTTCGCGCCCTCGCGGGCTTCCTTCTCAACAACCTCACCGGGCTGCGCGTGCTGGCCAAGACGGCAGAGGACGCGGCCCGTCTCACCCCCATCGTCGATGTCGTCCTGAGGTCCTTCTAGCCATGCGACTCTCTCCTTCCCTCCTCCCCTCGCTGTTCGTGCTGTCCGTCGGTGGTGCCTGCGCGCGGAACGTCCCGCCGCCCGCGTCCACGCAGGCCCCGTCGGAGCTGCGGCTGTACGCGCTCGACTGCGGCCGCATCGATGTCCCGGACATGGGCTTCTTCACCGATGGCAGCAAACCCAATGGCCAGCCCGGCTTCCTGCCCGTGAGCTGCTTCCTCATCCGCCACCCACAGGGCACGCTGCTCTGGGACACGGGGCTGGATGACGTCCTCTCCCAGAGTCCGGACGGCGTGACGGACGCGGTGGGCATGCGCGTGCATGTCCGCCAGGGACTCCAGGCGCAGCTCGCACAGCTCGGACTGAAGCCCTCGGATGTGCGCTACGTGGGCTTCTCCCATCTGCACGCGGACCACGCGGGCAACGCCAATGCCTTCCGCGAAGCGACCTGGCTCGTCCAGCGCAAGGAGCTGGAGTGGGCCACCGCGACGCCGACTCCCTTGGGCGTGGACGCGACGAAGTTCTCCTCGTGGAAGGACGCGAAGGTGGAGCAGCTCGACGGCGAGCACGACGTCTTCGGCGACGGCAGCGTGCGCATCCTCACCACGCCGGGCCACACCCCGGGGCACCAGTCGCTGAAGGTGACGCTGCCCAAGACGGGGACGCTCGTGCTGTCCGGGGACCTCTGCCACACGCGCGCGAACTGGGAACACCACGCCGTGCCCGCGTTCAACACCAGCCGCGAGCAGACGCTCACGTCCATCGACCAGGTGGAGGCCCTGCTCGGCCACGCGCAGGGGCGCTTCATCGTGCAGCACGCGCCCGAGGACCTGCGCTCGCTGCCCGTGCTCCCCGCCTACCTCGAGTAGGCACCCCGCAAACGGCAACGGCCGGGCCCCCTTGCGGGAACCCGGCCGTCACGCCGTGAAGCAGCGAGCTGACTACTTCTTGGTCAGCTTGCCCATCACGTCGCCGAGGCGCGCCTTGGAGCCTTCCGCCTGCTTGCGGAGGTACTCGCGGTAGTCGTCGCCCTCGCCGATCAGCGCCTTCATGGACAGCGCGACCTTCCGGTCCGGCGTGTTGATGTCGATGATCTTCACCTCGACATCCTGCGCCTCCTGCACCACGTCACGCGGGTTCTCGACACGCTCCTCCTTCAGCTCGGAGACGTGGACGAGGCCCTCGATGCCCGGCTCGATCTCCACGAACGCGCCGAAGTCGGTGACCTTGGTGACCTTGCCCTTCACGCGGCTGCCAACAGGCAGGCGCTCGGACAGCGTCTCCCAGGGGTCCGGCTGGAGCTGCTTGATGCCCAAGCTGAAGCGCTCGTTCTCGACGTCGATGTTGAGGACGACCGCCTCGACCTCGTCGCCCTTCTTGAACATCTCGCCCGGGTGCTTGATGCGCTGGGTCCAGGAGATGTCGGACACGTGCACCAGGCCGTCCACGCCCTCCTCGACGCCGACGAACACGCCGAAGTCGGTGACGTTGCGGATCTGACCCTTGATGACGGAGCCGATCGGGTACTTGTCCTCGAGCAGCGTCCAGGGGTTCTGCTCGATCTGCTTCATGCCCAGCGCGATGCGCTTGGCCTTCGGATCGATGTCCAGGACGACGGCCTCCACCTCCTGGCCGACCTCCAGGATCTTGGACGGGTGCTTGAGGCGCTTGGTCCAGGACATCTCGGACACGTGCACCAGACCCTCGACGCCCTGCTCGATCTCGATGAACGCGCCGTAGTCCGTGATGGACACAACCTTGCCGCGCACGCGGGTGCCGACCGGGTACTTCTCGTCGGCGCGGTGCCACGGGTCCTCCTGGATCTGCTTGAGGCCCAGGCTGACGCGCTCCTGCGTCGGGTCGAACTTGAGGACAACGACGCGAACCTCGTCGCCCACGTTGAACATCTCACTGGGGTGACCGATGCGGCCCCACGACATGTCCGTGATGTGCAGCAGGCCGTCGATGCCGCCCAGGTCGATGAACGCACCGTAGTCGGTGAGGTTCTTGACCACGCCCTTGAGGACCGCACCCTCCTTGAGGTTCTTGAGGGTCTCCTTCTTCATCTCCTCGCGCTGCTTCTCGAGGAGCACGCGGCGGCTCAGGACGATGTTGCCGCGCTTCTTGTTGAACTTGATGACCTTGAACTCGAATTCCTTCGAGATGTACTGATCAAGGTTGCGCACAGGGCGGATATCCACCTGGCTGCCCGGGAGGAACGCCTTCACGCCGATGTCGACGGAGAGGCCACCCTTCACGCGGCCAACGATGGTGCCCTTGACGATCTCATCGCGCTCGCAAGCGGCGCTGATCTCGTCCCAGATGCGCATCTTGTCGGCCTTCTCCTTGGAGAGGACGACCATGCCGGTATCGTTCTCACGGCTCTCGAGAAGGACCTCGACCGGGTCACCCGCCTTGACGGAGACCTCACCGCGAGGATTGGTGAACTCGGAGATCGGGACCTGACCCTCGGACTTGTAGCCGATGTCGACGATCGCGTAGTCCTTGGTCACCTGAACGACGGTGCCCTTGACGATCTCCCCTTCCTTCAGGATGCCGTCGCCACCGCGCTCCTTGAGCGACTCCTCGAACATCGCCGCGAAGTTCTCTTCACCGGCGTCCGTCTCGACCTGCTGGTTCACGTTCTGCTGCATGGAGTTGGAAGTCCTTTGAAACGGCACAGCTGCCCCCTGATTTGATGGACGTGCCTCCTGCGGGGCGCAACGGGAGTCCACGGACGTCCCCACCACTGGGGACTTTTGAATGAAGCCGCGCACCCTAGACACCGCTGATTCCGGTAGTCAAGCGAGCTCGTGCCCCATGTGATGATCGGTGGATGCGATCCCCTGGGACTGTCAAGACCCTGGGGTGGTGCATCCACGCGGTTGTTGCCTGGAACGCTCAAACAGCGAGCGGCCGGGAACCTACTCGAAAAATCCACCTAAATGCGACCCACATCGGCGGGATTCGTTCCGTTCGCAGGGCGAGGCCCACGAGTCCGGTGCCCGGCGTGAGACATGGGGGAAGGTGCGCCCGGGGGGGTGGACTTTGTTCCCGCACGTCGGCGGCCGCGGGCCTCTCCCCTTCCTTCCTCCTCTGGATTGCTTGCGGACCTGACGCCGCGCGAGCGCGTGCTCCCTGGACATGCGGCCGTGTGTACTGGGAGTGAGAGAAGGGCCTAGAATGCTCAGTTCTCCACTCTGTTCAGTTTTCCCCAAGCTCGCTGGCCCGCCCAGGACCCCCATGCGTCGTTGGAGCCCTTCTTTCCTCGTCGTGGTGCTGTCGCTGCTGGGGGTACGTCCTGCCTTCGCGCAAGCCGTGAATCCCGAGTCGCTCATCCTGAGT is part of the Myxococcus landrumus genome and encodes:
- a CDS encoding TetR/AcrR family transcriptional regulator; its protein translation is MARPRKFQAEAAVARAMEVFWEKGYAGATPQELGERMGLGRGSLYNAFESKQGLFECALRHYHEHEAPRLLALLSRPGSVKERLRALFVAIIELDVADPDRKGCLAINTAVELASRDTAAARLAARMFEQTEAAFLALLDEGQRTGEVDASLDVRALAGFLLNNLTGLRVLAKTAEDAARLTPIVDVVLRSF
- a CDS encoding N-acyl homoserine lactonase family protein — its product is MRLSPSLLPSLFVLSVGGACARNVPPPASTQAPSELRLYALDCGRIDVPDMGFFTDGSKPNGQPGFLPVSCFLIRHPQGTLLWDTGLDDVLSQSPDGVTDAVGMRVHVRQGLQAQLAQLGLKPSDVRYVGFSHLHADHAGNANAFREATWLVQRKELEWATATPTPLGVDATKFSSWKDAKVEQLDGEHDVFGDGSVRILTTPGHTPGHQSLKVTLPKTGTLVLSGDLCHTRANWEHHAVPAFNTSREQTLTSIDQVEALLGHAQGRFIVQHAPEDLRSLPVLPAYLE
- a CDS encoding 30S ribosomal protein S1, whose translation is MQQNVNQQVETDAGEENFAAMFEESLKERGGDGILKEGEIVKGTVVQVTKDYAIVDIGYKSEGQVPISEFTNPRGEVSVKAGDPVEVLLESRENDTGMVVLSKEKADKMRIWDEISAACERDEIVKGTIVGRVKGGLSVDIGVKAFLPGSQVDIRPVRNLDQYISKEFEFKVIKFNKKRGNIVLSRRVLLEKQREEMKKETLKNLKEGAVLKGVVKNLTDYGAFIDLGGIDGLLHITDMSWGRIGHPSEMFNVGDEVRVVVLKFDPTQERVSLGLKQIQEDPWHRADEKYPVGTRVRGKVVSITDYGAFIEIEQGVEGLVHVSEMSWTKRLKHPSKILEVGQEVEAVVLDIDPKAKRIALGMKQIEQNPWTLLEDKYPIGSVIKGQIRNVTDFGVFVGVEEGVDGLVHVSDISWTQRIKHPGEMFKKGDEVEAVVLNIDVENERFSLGIKQLQPDPWETLSERLPVGSRVKGKVTKVTDFGAFVEIEPGIEGLVHVSELKEERVENPRDVVQEAQDVEVKIIDINTPDRKVALSMKALIGEGDDYREYLRKQAEGSKARLGDVMGKLTKK